Within the Thermosynechococcaceae cyanobacterium Okahandja genome, the region GTCACACGGTTCCATGAAATACACAGATCCGGGTGGTGCCCCGCTTGCTCGGCAGGCTCGACAAGGCGATTGACAAAGGCAATGGATCCAAGAAAATCCTGAAACCGAAAGGTTTGCTCGAGGCGATCGCCCACTAAGGACCATCCCGGAAGGCCGGGGAGTTGAGCTTCAATTTCAGCAGTGGATAAGCGTTCGGCCATGGGGGGTACTCTTAACCTCTAGAGGAATTAGACGCATTAGATGCATAAGATGCATTAGATACATTATTGCCAATTACCACGACGCGATCGCAGCTTTCCTGCCGGGGCTACGGCTCGCCCGGGCTGTAATCCCCCTGACCACTGCTGCATGATGCCATCAAGAACTAGGGCAAGGGTGGCGCTCCAGTGCTCTAGCGCTACTAGGGGTAAGGCCAAGCTGCCGCGGTAGGCCCCAAAGAGGCACCCCAGTAACGGCAGGGACTCCGGTTCCTGCACCAATTGCTCTGCCAACAGAAGATCCTGTGGGGCGATCGCCAAGGCATACTTGACGCGGGTCACAGCGTCTGCGGCAACCGCCAAGGAGTGGACCGGCTTAGCTAGGGGCTGCGGCTGCCACGCCCGCTCGAGGTACTCGTTGAGCAGTGTCTGAATGGAGTCTAGCTCAGGTGGTACGGCCATCAAGGGCTGCTGCCAGGCCGCCAAAAGGTGGGGTAAGGCGGCGTACCAATCCCCTTGAGCCGGAGATGCGCTCTGCCATTGCTGGAGATATTGGGCAACCAATGGGGGCGACTGGCGCTCCAGCCCCCATAACACCCCCAGCAGGGCACCCCTGAACTGTTCGTAAACCCCACCCAGAACCATTGGTGTGCTCCTGTGGCCATAATTGTGCCAATCGTTTGACCAAGGAGTATTTACCCCCTCGCCAAAATCCGTTATAGTTGTAAATTGTCGATAAATTCAACCCCCCTATGCAAATGACTGTTGCCATTGTCTTGAGAGAGGGAGCGAGGGCTGCCCAATGATTAAGCTGCGCCTGAAGCGCTACGGCAAAAAGCGCAATGCCACTTACCGCATTGTTGCCATGAACAGTAGCGATCGCCGGGATGGCCGTGCTCTCGAAGAGCTAGGCTTTTACGATCCTATCCGCGACGAAGTTCGCCTGAAGGAAGAGGCCATTAAACGCCGTTTAGAGCAAGGTGCGCAACCCACCGATACCGTGCGGCGGTTGTTTGTGAAAGCGAATTTGCTGCCCCAGACCCAGTCCTCATGAGTGAGTCGGCTTCTGCTCCCAATTACGTCGGGTTAATTCGATTTTTGCTAGAGCCGTTTATGGAGGCACCGGATACCCTACGCATCCATGCGGAGTTTTCGCCAGCCACATCGCGTATTTGGATTCGTCTGGCCTTTGCGGGTGATGATAAGGGGCGTGTCTATGGTCGCGGGGGGCGGAACCTGCACGCCATTCGAGCAGTCCTAAACGCGGCAGCCGCAGCGGCGGGTCAGCAAGTTTATCTGGACGTGTACGGGGATCACAAAAGTGAGCCTAAAATAAATAACCAAGAGGGCGATCGCCGTGGGCGACCCCATCCTCGTTCTTATCCATCATCAAGGAGGCAAAGTTAGCGCGTGTCTGAAGTGCGTTTAGGTGAAA harbors:
- the rpsP gene encoding 30S ribosomal protein S16, translating into MIKLRLKRYGKKRNATYRIVAMNSSDRRDGRALEELGFYDPIRDEVRLKEEAIKRRLEQGAQPTDTVRRLFVKANLLPQTQSS
- a CDS encoding 4a-hydroxytetrahydrobiopterin dehydratase, which gives rise to MAERLSTAEIEAQLPGLPGWSLVGDRLEQTFRFQDFLGSIAFVNRLVEPAEQAGHHPDLCISWNRVTVSLTTHDAGGITQLDLDLAKVISTLAAG
- a CDS encoding KH domain-containing protein, with the translated sequence MSESASAPNYVGLIRFLLEPFMEAPDTLRIHAEFSPATSRIWIRLAFAGDDKGRVYGRGGRNLHAIRAVLNAAAAAAGQQVYLDVYGDHKSEPKINNQEGDRRGRPHPRSYPSSRRQS